One window of the Lepidochelys kempii isolate rLepKem1 chromosome 23, rLepKem1.hap2, whole genome shotgun sequence genome contains the following:
- the SYNE4 gene encoding nesprin-4 isoform X4 → MQGDSVAQSFGSALLKPRMLSVRRGEAVAGCSLRTASVEKRIRAEQARRLHERVLDSLSRFQDWLRGAELWAASPASSQVPFAVAKEELKKFEVLERQIQEKLHHLESLNRQYRQLVQANSISLQGRLKAAVQESNQRWDNLQKRAAAILKRLKYFVGQREEFEWERETVQVWLTELDLRLTDVEHFSGGSSLEKMMELQEFQEAVQSNAERLDWLLVSGERLIQRSEPQDAEILEEELQELSCYCQEVFWRVSRFRRRLVSMRLVFEDEWLSDRETDVESDCFTDASLKPEVEGEARGPHPAAWIYQSTPHKALCCRRCHPFGAAWRGSLDLEWDPSVDVGGSTSHDEEGSSYCSAITGTGCGVGQWEELGWRCSCQPDAPASWPAGCGRGAGHEDLNAQLGSQDRPCLSLATRRKVEIAWGSSGNGPRQGSWHPQGLALGGEACRQTEMVGFDPKWIESWLGQTGVEQGKPEVMQPWERNQAGPGSEDVAVVIEKGPMSQPSAFPDQPRLGPRILARMKRLLLSAAGLLLLLLASTSFLSLAETPCYTRSFHFMLKYVNGPPPT, encoded by the exons ATGCAGGGGGACAGCGTGGCCCAGAGCTTCGGTTCGGCTCTTCTGAAGCCTCGGATGCTCTCCGTGCGCCGGGGGGAGGCGGTGGCCGGCTGCAGCCTCCGCACAGCCTCCGTGGAGAAACGGATCAG GGCCGAGCAGGCCCGCCGGCTGCACGAGCGGGTCCTGGACTCCCTGTCCCGCTTCCAGGACTGGCTGCGGGGGGCAGAGCTGTGGGCCGCCTCCCCCGCTTCCTCCCAGGTGCCCTTCGCTGTGGCCAAGGAGGAGCTCAAAAAGTTCGAg GTGCTGGAAAGGCAGATCCAGGAGAAGTTGCACCATCTGGAGTCCTTAAACAGGCAGTACCGGCAGCTGGTTCAGGCCAACAGCATCAGTTTGCAGGGCCGGCTTAAGGCCGCGGTCCAGGAGAGCAATCAGCGCTGGGACAACCTCCAGAAACGAGCTGCTGCCATTCTCAAGAGACTGAAG TATTTTGTTGGCCAGCgggaggagtttgagtgggagcggGAGACCGTGCAGGTGTGGCTGACGGAGCTGGATCTGCGGCTCACCGATGTGGAACATTTCTCTGGGGGCAGCTCGCTCGAGAAAATGATGGAGCTGCAG GAGTTCCAGGAGGCCGTGCAGTCCAACGCAGAGCGGCTCGACTGGCTGCTGGTGTCCGGTGAGCGGCTGATCCAGAGGAGCGAGCCGCAGGACGCCGAGATCCTGGAAGAGGAGCTGCAGGAGTTGAGCTGCTACTGCCAGGAGGTCTTCTGGCGGGTGTCCCGTTTCCGCCGCCGGCTGGTCAGCATGAGGCTG GTCTTTGAGGACGAGTGGCTGTCGGACCGAGAGACCGACGTGGAGTCTGACTGCTTCACAGATGCATCACTGAAGCCTGAGGTCGAGGGAGAAGCCAGGGGGCCCCATCCCGCTGCTTGGATCTACCAGTCCACCCCGCACAAGGCTCTCTGCTGCCGGCGCTGCCATCCGTTCGGGGCTGCCTGGAGGGGCAGCCTGGACCTGGAGTGGGACCCCTCGGTGGACGTGGGTGGGTCCACGTCTCATGACGAAGAGGGTTCATCTTACTGCAGCGCCATCACGGGTACGGGCTGCG GTGTGGGCCAGTGGGAGGAGTTGGGTTGGAGGTGCAGCTGCCAGCCGGATGCGCCCGCCAGCTGGCCGGCCGGATGCGGGAGAGGCGCCGGCCACGAGGACCTGAAT gcgcagctgggctcccaggacAGGCCTTGTCTCTCCCTGGCGACCAGAAGGAAGGTGGAAATTGCCTGGGGCAGTTCTG GGAATGGCCCTCGGCAGGGCAGCTGGCATCCCCAGGGCCTGGCACTGGGGGGCGAGGCCTGCCGCCAGACAGAGATGGTGGGCTTTGACCCCAAGTGGATTGAAAGCTGGCTGGGCCAGACCGgcgtggagcagggcaagccggAAGTGATGCAG cCCTGGGAGAGGAATCAGGCTGGTCCCGGCTCTGAGGACGTGGCAGTCGTCATTGAGAAGGG GCCTATGTCGCAGCCCTCGGCTTTCCCAGATCAACCTCGCCTGGGCCCCAGGATCCTGGCCAGAATGAAGAGGCTGCTGCTCTCTGCGGCtgggctgctcctgctcctcctggccagcacctcctttctctcccttgcTGAAACCCCCTGTTACACCCGGTCCTTCCATTTCATGCTGAAGTACGTCAACGGGCCACCTCCTACGTAG
- the SYNE4 gene encoding nesprin-4 isoform X1: protein MQGDSVAQSFGSALLKPRMLSVRRGEAVAGCSLRTASVEKRIRAEQARRLHERVLDSLSRFQDWLRGAELWAASPASSQVPFAVAKEELKKFEVLERQIQEKLHHLESLNRQYRQLVQANSISLQGRLKAAVQESNQRWDNLQKRAAAILKRLKYFVGQREEFEWERETVQVWLTELDLRLTDVEHFSGGSSLEKMMELQEFQEAVQSNAERLDWLLVSGERLIQRSEPQDAEILEEELQELSCYCQEVFWRVSRFRRRLVSMRLVFEDEWLSDRETDVESDCFTDASLKPEVEGEARGPHPAAWIYQSTPHKALCCRRCHPFGAAWRGSLDLEWDPSVDVGGSTSHDEEGSSYCSAITGTGCGVGQWEELGWRCSCQPDAPASWPAGCGRGAGHEDLNNETNPVSWGGAVAIINRPFPLGSWTQAQLGSQDRPCLSLATRRKVEIAWGSSGNGPRQGSWHPQGLALGGEACRQTEMVGFDPKWIESWLGQTGVEQGKPEVMQPWERNQAGPGSEDVAVVIEKGPMSQPSAFPDQPRLGPRILARMKRLLLSAAGLLLLLLASTSFLSLAETPCYTRSFHFMLKYVNGPPPT, encoded by the exons ATGCAGGGGGACAGCGTGGCCCAGAGCTTCGGTTCGGCTCTTCTGAAGCCTCGGATGCTCTCCGTGCGCCGGGGGGAGGCGGTGGCCGGCTGCAGCCTCCGCACAGCCTCCGTGGAGAAACGGATCAG GGCCGAGCAGGCCCGCCGGCTGCACGAGCGGGTCCTGGACTCCCTGTCCCGCTTCCAGGACTGGCTGCGGGGGGCAGAGCTGTGGGCCGCCTCCCCCGCTTCCTCCCAGGTGCCCTTCGCTGTGGCCAAGGAGGAGCTCAAAAAGTTCGAg GTGCTGGAAAGGCAGATCCAGGAGAAGTTGCACCATCTGGAGTCCTTAAACAGGCAGTACCGGCAGCTGGTTCAGGCCAACAGCATCAGTTTGCAGGGCCGGCTTAAGGCCGCGGTCCAGGAGAGCAATCAGCGCTGGGACAACCTCCAGAAACGAGCTGCTGCCATTCTCAAGAGACTGAAG TATTTTGTTGGCCAGCgggaggagtttgagtgggagcggGAGACCGTGCAGGTGTGGCTGACGGAGCTGGATCTGCGGCTCACCGATGTGGAACATTTCTCTGGGGGCAGCTCGCTCGAGAAAATGATGGAGCTGCAG GAGTTCCAGGAGGCCGTGCAGTCCAACGCAGAGCGGCTCGACTGGCTGCTGGTGTCCGGTGAGCGGCTGATCCAGAGGAGCGAGCCGCAGGACGCCGAGATCCTGGAAGAGGAGCTGCAGGAGTTGAGCTGCTACTGCCAGGAGGTCTTCTGGCGGGTGTCCCGTTTCCGCCGCCGGCTGGTCAGCATGAGGCTG GTCTTTGAGGACGAGTGGCTGTCGGACCGAGAGACCGACGTGGAGTCTGACTGCTTCACAGATGCATCACTGAAGCCTGAGGTCGAGGGAGAAGCCAGGGGGCCCCATCCCGCTGCTTGGATCTACCAGTCCACCCCGCACAAGGCTCTCTGCTGCCGGCGCTGCCATCCGTTCGGGGCTGCCTGGAGGGGCAGCCTGGACCTGGAGTGGGACCCCTCGGTGGACGTGGGTGGGTCCACGTCTCATGACGAAGAGGGTTCATCTTACTGCAGCGCCATCACGGGTACGGGCTGCG GTGTGGGCCAGTGGGAGGAGTTGGGTTGGAGGTGCAGCTGCCAGCCGGATGCGCCCGCCAGCTGGCCGGCCGGATGCGGGAGAGGCGCCGGCCACGAGGACCTGAAT AATGAGACTAACCCTGTCTCCTGGGGAGGAGCTGTGGCTATTATTAACAGGCCATTCCCTTTGGGGAGCTGGACGCAGgcgcagctgggctcccaggacAGGCCTTGTCTCTCCCTGGCGACCAGAAGGAAGGTGGAAATTGCCTGGGGCAGTTCTG GGAATGGCCCTCGGCAGGGCAGCTGGCATCCCCAGGGCCTGGCACTGGGGGGCGAGGCCTGCCGCCAGACAGAGATGGTGGGCTTTGACCCCAAGTGGATTGAAAGCTGGCTGGGCCAGACCGgcgtggagcagggcaagccggAAGTGATGCAG cCCTGGGAGAGGAATCAGGCTGGTCCCGGCTCTGAGGACGTGGCAGTCGTCATTGAGAAGGG GCCTATGTCGCAGCCCTCGGCTTTCCCAGATCAACCTCGCCTGGGCCCCAGGATCCTGGCCAGAATGAAGAGGCTGCTGCTCTCTGCGGCtgggctgctcctgctcctcctggccagcacctcctttctctcccttgcTGAAACCCCCTGTTACACCCGGTCCTTCCATTTCATGCTGAAGTACGTCAACGGGCCACCTCCTACGTAG
- the SYNE4 gene encoding nesprin-4 isoform X5 yields the protein MQGDSVAQSFGSALLKPRMLSVRRGEAVAGCSLRTASVEKRIRAEQARRLHERVLDSLSRFQDWLRGAELWAASPASSQVPFAVAKEELKKFEVLERQIQEKLHHLESLNRQYRQLVQANSISLQGRLKAAVQESNQRWDNLQKRAAAILKRLKYFVGQREEFEWERETVQVWLTELDLRLTDVEHFSGGSSLEKMMELQEFQEAVQSNAERLDWLLVSGERLIQRSEPQDAEILEEELQELSCYCQEVFWRVSRFRRRLVSMRLVFEDEWLSDRETDVESDCFTDASLKPEVEGEARGPHPAAWIYQSTPHKALCCRRCHPFGAAWRGSLDLEWDPSVDVGGSTSHDEEGSSYCSAITGTGCGVGQWEELGWRCSCQPDAPASWPAGCGRGAGHEDLNLGSQDRPCLSLATRRKVEIAWGSSGNGPRQGSWHPQGLALGGEACRQTEMVGFDPKWIESWLGQTGVEQGKPEVMQPWERNQAGPGSEDVAVVIEKGPMSQPSAFPDQPRLGPRILARMKRLLLSAAGLLLLLLASTSFLSLAETPCYTRSFHFMLKYVNGPPPT from the exons ATGCAGGGGGACAGCGTGGCCCAGAGCTTCGGTTCGGCTCTTCTGAAGCCTCGGATGCTCTCCGTGCGCCGGGGGGAGGCGGTGGCCGGCTGCAGCCTCCGCACAGCCTCCGTGGAGAAACGGATCAG GGCCGAGCAGGCCCGCCGGCTGCACGAGCGGGTCCTGGACTCCCTGTCCCGCTTCCAGGACTGGCTGCGGGGGGCAGAGCTGTGGGCCGCCTCCCCCGCTTCCTCCCAGGTGCCCTTCGCTGTGGCCAAGGAGGAGCTCAAAAAGTTCGAg GTGCTGGAAAGGCAGATCCAGGAGAAGTTGCACCATCTGGAGTCCTTAAACAGGCAGTACCGGCAGCTGGTTCAGGCCAACAGCATCAGTTTGCAGGGCCGGCTTAAGGCCGCGGTCCAGGAGAGCAATCAGCGCTGGGACAACCTCCAGAAACGAGCTGCTGCCATTCTCAAGAGACTGAAG TATTTTGTTGGCCAGCgggaggagtttgagtgggagcggGAGACCGTGCAGGTGTGGCTGACGGAGCTGGATCTGCGGCTCACCGATGTGGAACATTTCTCTGGGGGCAGCTCGCTCGAGAAAATGATGGAGCTGCAG GAGTTCCAGGAGGCCGTGCAGTCCAACGCAGAGCGGCTCGACTGGCTGCTGGTGTCCGGTGAGCGGCTGATCCAGAGGAGCGAGCCGCAGGACGCCGAGATCCTGGAAGAGGAGCTGCAGGAGTTGAGCTGCTACTGCCAGGAGGTCTTCTGGCGGGTGTCCCGTTTCCGCCGCCGGCTGGTCAGCATGAGGCTG GTCTTTGAGGACGAGTGGCTGTCGGACCGAGAGACCGACGTGGAGTCTGACTGCTTCACAGATGCATCACTGAAGCCTGAGGTCGAGGGAGAAGCCAGGGGGCCCCATCCCGCTGCTTGGATCTACCAGTCCACCCCGCACAAGGCTCTCTGCTGCCGGCGCTGCCATCCGTTCGGGGCTGCCTGGAGGGGCAGCCTGGACCTGGAGTGGGACCCCTCGGTGGACGTGGGTGGGTCCACGTCTCATGACGAAGAGGGTTCATCTTACTGCAGCGCCATCACGGGTACGGGCTGCG GTGTGGGCCAGTGGGAGGAGTTGGGTTGGAGGTGCAGCTGCCAGCCGGATGCGCCCGCCAGCTGGCCGGCCGGATGCGGGAGAGGCGCCGGCCACGAGGACCTGAAT ctgggctcccaggacAGGCCTTGTCTCTCCCTGGCGACCAGAAGGAAGGTGGAAATTGCCTGGGGCAGTTCTG GGAATGGCCCTCGGCAGGGCAGCTGGCATCCCCAGGGCCTGGCACTGGGGGGCGAGGCCTGCCGCCAGACAGAGATGGTGGGCTTTGACCCCAAGTGGATTGAAAGCTGGCTGGGCCAGACCGgcgtggagcagggcaagccggAAGTGATGCAG cCCTGGGAGAGGAATCAGGCTGGTCCCGGCTCTGAGGACGTGGCAGTCGTCATTGAGAAGGG GCCTATGTCGCAGCCCTCGGCTTTCCCAGATCAACCTCGCCTGGGCCCCAGGATCCTGGCCAGAATGAAGAGGCTGCTGCTCTCTGCGGCtgggctgctcctgctcctcctggccagcacctcctttctctcccttgcTGAAACCCCCTGTTACACCCGGTCCTTCCATTTCATGCTGAAGTACGTCAACGGGCCACCTCCTACGTAG
- the SYNE4 gene encoding nesprin-4 isoform X3 produces MQGDSVAQSFGSALLKPRMLSVRRGEAVAGCSLRTASVEKRIRAEQARRLHERVLDSLSRFQDWLRGAELWAASPASSQVPFAVAKEELKKFEVLERQIQEKLHHLESLNRQYRQLVQANSISLQGRLKAAVQESNQRWDNLQKRAAAILKRLKYFVGQREEFEWERETVQVWLTELDLRLTDVEHFSGGSSLEKMMELQEFQEAVQSNAERLDWLLVSGERLIQRSEPQDAEILEEELQELSCYCQEVFWRVSRFRRRLVSMRLVFEDEWLSDRETDVESDCFTDASLKPEVEGEARGPHPAAWIYQSTPHKALCCRRCHPFGAAWRGSLDLEWDPSVDVGGSTSHDEEGSSYCSAITGTGCGVGQWEELGWRCSCQPDAPASWPAGCGRGAGHEDLNVAVAIINRPFPLGSWTQAQLGSQDRPCLSLATRRKVEIAWGSSGNGPRQGSWHPQGLALGGEACRQTEMVGFDPKWIESWLGQTGVEQGKPEVMQPWERNQAGPGSEDVAVVIEKGPMSQPSAFPDQPRLGPRILARMKRLLLSAAGLLLLLLASTSFLSLAETPCYTRSFHFMLKYVNGPPPT; encoded by the exons ATGCAGGGGGACAGCGTGGCCCAGAGCTTCGGTTCGGCTCTTCTGAAGCCTCGGATGCTCTCCGTGCGCCGGGGGGAGGCGGTGGCCGGCTGCAGCCTCCGCACAGCCTCCGTGGAGAAACGGATCAG GGCCGAGCAGGCCCGCCGGCTGCACGAGCGGGTCCTGGACTCCCTGTCCCGCTTCCAGGACTGGCTGCGGGGGGCAGAGCTGTGGGCCGCCTCCCCCGCTTCCTCCCAGGTGCCCTTCGCTGTGGCCAAGGAGGAGCTCAAAAAGTTCGAg GTGCTGGAAAGGCAGATCCAGGAGAAGTTGCACCATCTGGAGTCCTTAAACAGGCAGTACCGGCAGCTGGTTCAGGCCAACAGCATCAGTTTGCAGGGCCGGCTTAAGGCCGCGGTCCAGGAGAGCAATCAGCGCTGGGACAACCTCCAGAAACGAGCTGCTGCCATTCTCAAGAGACTGAAG TATTTTGTTGGCCAGCgggaggagtttgagtgggagcggGAGACCGTGCAGGTGTGGCTGACGGAGCTGGATCTGCGGCTCACCGATGTGGAACATTTCTCTGGGGGCAGCTCGCTCGAGAAAATGATGGAGCTGCAG GAGTTCCAGGAGGCCGTGCAGTCCAACGCAGAGCGGCTCGACTGGCTGCTGGTGTCCGGTGAGCGGCTGATCCAGAGGAGCGAGCCGCAGGACGCCGAGATCCTGGAAGAGGAGCTGCAGGAGTTGAGCTGCTACTGCCAGGAGGTCTTCTGGCGGGTGTCCCGTTTCCGCCGCCGGCTGGTCAGCATGAGGCTG GTCTTTGAGGACGAGTGGCTGTCGGACCGAGAGACCGACGTGGAGTCTGACTGCTTCACAGATGCATCACTGAAGCCTGAGGTCGAGGGAGAAGCCAGGGGGCCCCATCCCGCTGCTTGGATCTACCAGTCCACCCCGCACAAGGCTCTCTGCTGCCGGCGCTGCCATCCGTTCGGGGCTGCCTGGAGGGGCAGCCTGGACCTGGAGTGGGACCCCTCGGTGGACGTGGGTGGGTCCACGTCTCATGACGAAGAGGGTTCATCTTACTGCAGCGCCATCACGGGTACGGGCTGCG GTGTGGGCCAGTGGGAGGAGTTGGGTTGGAGGTGCAGCTGCCAGCCGGATGCGCCCGCCAGCTGGCCGGCCGGATGCGGGAGAGGCGCCGGCCACGAGGACCTGAATGTAG CTGTGGCTATTATTAACAGGCCATTCCCTTTGGGGAGCTGGACGCAGgcgcagctgggctcccaggacAGGCCTTGTCTCTCCCTGGCGACCAGAAGGAAGGTGGAAATTGCCTGGGGCAGTTCTG GGAATGGCCCTCGGCAGGGCAGCTGGCATCCCCAGGGCCTGGCACTGGGGGGCGAGGCCTGCCGCCAGACAGAGATGGTGGGCTTTGACCCCAAGTGGATTGAAAGCTGGCTGGGCCAGACCGgcgtggagcagggcaagccggAAGTGATGCAG cCCTGGGAGAGGAATCAGGCTGGTCCCGGCTCTGAGGACGTGGCAGTCGTCATTGAGAAGGG GCCTATGTCGCAGCCCTCGGCTTTCCCAGATCAACCTCGCCTGGGCCCCAGGATCCTGGCCAGAATGAAGAGGCTGCTGCTCTCTGCGGCtgggctgctcctgctcctcctggccagcacctcctttctctcccttgcTGAAACCCCCTGTTACACCCGGTCCTTCCATTTCATGCTGAAGTACGTCAACGGGCCACCTCCTACGTAG
- the SYNE4 gene encoding nesprin-4 isoform X2, whose amino-acid sequence MQGDSVAQSFGSALLKPRMLSVRRGEAVAGCSLRTASVEKRIRAEQARRLHERVLDSLSRFQDWLRGAELWAASPASSQVPFAVAKEELKKFEVLERQIQEKLHHLESLNRQYRQLVQANSISLQGRLKAAVQESNQRWDNLQKRAAAILKRLKYFVGQREEFEWERETVQVWLTELDLRLTDVEHFSGGSSLEKMMELQEFQEAVQSNAERLDWLLVSGERLIQRSEPQDAEILEEELQELSCYCQEVFWRVSRFRRRLVSMRLVFEDEWLSDRETDVESDCFTDASLKPEVEGEARGPHPAAWIYQSTPHKALCCRRCHPFGAAWRGSLDLEWDPSVDVGGSTSHDEEGSSYCSAITGVGQWEELGWRCSCQPDAPASWPAGCGRGAGHEDLNNETNPVSWGGAVAIINRPFPLGSWTQAQLGSQDRPCLSLATRRKVEIAWGSSGNGPRQGSWHPQGLALGGEACRQTEMVGFDPKWIESWLGQTGVEQGKPEVMQPWERNQAGPGSEDVAVVIEKGPMSQPSAFPDQPRLGPRILARMKRLLLSAAGLLLLLLASTSFLSLAETPCYTRSFHFMLKYVNGPPPT is encoded by the exons ATGCAGGGGGACAGCGTGGCCCAGAGCTTCGGTTCGGCTCTTCTGAAGCCTCGGATGCTCTCCGTGCGCCGGGGGGAGGCGGTGGCCGGCTGCAGCCTCCGCACAGCCTCCGTGGAGAAACGGATCAG GGCCGAGCAGGCCCGCCGGCTGCACGAGCGGGTCCTGGACTCCCTGTCCCGCTTCCAGGACTGGCTGCGGGGGGCAGAGCTGTGGGCCGCCTCCCCCGCTTCCTCCCAGGTGCCCTTCGCTGTGGCCAAGGAGGAGCTCAAAAAGTTCGAg GTGCTGGAAAGGCAGATCCAGGAGAAGTTGCACCATCTGGAGTCCTTAAACAGGCAGTACCGGCAGCTGGTTCAGGCCAACAGCATCAGTTTGCAGGGCCGGCTTAAGGCCGCGGTCCAGGAGAGCAATCAGCGCTGGGACAACCTCCAGAAACGAGCTGCTGCCATTCTCAAGAGACTGAAG TATTTTGTTGGCCAGCgggaggagtttgagtgggagcggGAGACCGTGCAGGTGTGGCTGACGGAGCTGGATCTGCGGCTCACCGATGTGGAACATTTCTCTGGGGGCAGCTCGCTCGAGAAAATGATGGAGCTGCAG GAGTTCCAGGAGGCCGTGCAGTCCAACGCAGAGCGGCTCGACTGGCTGCTGGTGTCCGGTGAGCGGCTGATCCAGAGGAGCGAGCCGCAGGACGCCGAGATCCTGGAAGAGGAGCTGCAGGAGTTGAGCTGCTACTGCCAGGAGGTCTTCTGGCGGGTGTCCCGTTTCCGCCGCCGGCTGGTCAGCATGAGGCTG GTCTTTGAGGACGAGTGGCTGTCGGACCGAGAGACCGACGTGGAGTCTGACTGCTTCACAGATGCATCACTGAAGCCTGAGGTCGAGGGAGAAGCCAGGGGGCCCCATCCCGCTGCTTGGATCTACCAGTCCACCCCGCACAAGGCTCTCTGCTGCCGGCGCTGCCATCCGTTCGGGGCTGCCTGGAGGGGCAGCCTGGACCTGGAGTGGGACCCCTCGGTGGACGTGGGTGGGTCCACGTCTCATGACGAAGAGGGTTCATCTTACTGCAGCGCCATCACGG GTGTGGGCCAGTGGGAGGAGTTGGGTTGGAGGTGCAGCTGCCAGCCGGATGCGCCCGCCAGCTGGCCGGCCGGATGCGGGAGAGGCGCCGGCCACGAGGACCTGAAT AATGAGACTAACCCTGTCTCCTGGGGAGGAGCTGTGGCTATTATTAACAGGCCATTCCCTTTGGGGAGCTGGACGCAGgcgcagctgggctcccaggacAGGCCTTGTCTCTCCCTGGCGACCAGAAGGAAGGTGGAAATTGCCTGGGGCAGTTCTG GGAATGGCCCTCGGCAGGGCAGCTGGCATCCCCAGGGCCTGGCACTGGGGGGCGAGGCCTGCCGCCAGACAGAGATGGTGGGCTTTGACCCCAAGTGGATTGAAAGCTGGCTGGGCCAGACCGgcgtggagcagggcaagccggAAGTGATGCAG cCCTGGGAGAGGAATCAGGCTGGTCCCGGCTCTGAGGACGTGGCAGTCGTCATTGAGAAGGG GCCTATGTCGCAGCCCTCGGCTTTCCCAGATCAACCTCGCCTGGGCCCCAGGATCCTGGCCAGAATGAAGAGGCTGCTGCTCTCTGCGGCtgggctgctcctgctcctcctggccagcacctcctttctctcccttgcTGAAACCCCCTGTTACACCCGGTCCTTCCATTTCATGCTGAAGTACGTCAACGGGCCACCTCCTACGTAG